Proteins encoded in a region of the Sphingopyxis sp. OAS728 genome:
- a CDS encoding sel1 repeat family protein, giving the protein MANSLKSAQYLIESRLLDAARGDANAYFDLGIAFSTGTGGVDVDLIQAHKWFNLAALGGNIEGQQCRADLSDEMSRDEIAEAQRQARAWLDETARRPAARRFAA; this is encoded by the coding sequence ATGGCGAATAGTCTGAAGTCTGCCCAATATCTGATCGAGAGCCGTCTGCTCGACGCCGCACGCGGCGACGCCAACGCCTATTTCGATCTCGGTATCGCTTTTTCTACCGGCACCGGCGGGGTCGATGTCGACCTGATCCAGGCGCATAAATGGTTCAACCTGGCAGCACTCGGCGGCAATATCGAAGGCCAGCAATGCCGCGCTGACCTGTCCGACGAAATGTCGCGCGATGAAATTGCCGAAGCGCAGCGCCAGGCGCGCGCCTGGCTCGACGAGACGGCGCGCCGTCCCGCCGCACGCCGCTTCGCGGCCTAA
- a CDS encoding DUF3572 family protein, with product MKDGDAALALQALGWILSDEPRAERLLGLTGLAPDELRASLGEQATLAAILSFLTGHENDLVACADALQVPPASIAAAAQRLEGTTA from the coding sequence TTGAAGGACGGCGATGCCGCGCTGGCGCTTCAGGCGCTCGGCTGGATCTTGAGCGACGAACCGCGCGCCGAAAGGCTGCTCGGCCTGACCGGGCTCGCGCCCGACGAACTGCGCGCTTCGCTCGGCGAGCAGGCGACGCTTGCGGCGATCCTGTCGTTCCTCACGGGCCATGAAAACGACCTTGTCGCCTGCGCCGATGCGTTGCAGGTGCCGCCTGCCAGCATCGCCGCCGCGGCGCAGAGACTCGAAGGAACCACCGCATGA
- a CDS encoding response regulator — translation MGKTILVVEDNELNLRLFCDLLNAHGYSAHPVRDGREALAKAHEVSPDLIIMDIQLPHVSGLELIGQMKADLTLRAVPIMAVTAYAGKGDEEQIKAAGAEAYVSKPISVIKFIESVGAFA, via the coding sequence ATGGGCAAGACCATCCTGGTCGTTGAAGATAATGAGCTTAACCTGCGCCTGTTCTGCGATCTGCTCAACGCCCACGGATATAGTGCGCATCCCGTGCGCGACGGCCGCGAGGCGCTGGCGAAGGCGCACGAGGTGTCGCCCGACCTGATCATCATGGATATCCAGTTGCCGCATGTCAGCGGACTCGAACTGATCGGCCAGATGAAGGCCGACCTGACCTTGCGCGCGGTACCGATCATGGCGGTCACCGCCTATGCGGGGAAGGGCGACGAGGAGCAGATCAAGGCGGCGGGTGCCGAAGCCTATGTCTCGAAGCCGATTTCCGTGAT
- the panC gene encoding pantoate--beta-alanine ligase: MQIIRDIAMLHRAVTALKQGGKSVALVPTMGALHDGHISLVRMARRVADHAVVSIFVNPTQFGPNEDFAAYPRDEARDAAMLAQEGTGLLWAPDVATMYPGGHSTHIEVAELGADYCGAARPGHFDGVATVVAKLFNQVRPDVAIFGEKDWQQLAIIRRMARDLDFGIDILGAPIARDTDGLALSSRNAYLSKDQRVAATVFPATLKAAAKAIAGGADVAEALAKAEAAIVKGGFDSVDYVALADADSLERLSAFRKPARLLAAARIGKTRLIDNLPVG, from the coding sequence GTGCAAATCATCCGTGACATCGCAATGCTGCACCGTGCCGTTACGGCACTAAAGCAGGGCGGCAAGAGCGTCGCACTCGTGCCGACGATGGGCGCGCTACACGACGGCCATATCTCACTCGTCCGCATGGCAAGGCGTGTCGCCGACCATGCCGTCGTGTCGATCTTCGTCAATCCGACCCAGTTCGGCCCCAATGAGGATTTCGCCGCCTATCCCCGCGACGAGGCACGCGACGCCGCGATGCTCGCGCAGGAAGGCACGGGGCTGCTCTGGGCGCCCGACGTCGCGACGATGTACCCCGGCGGACACAGCACGCATATCGAGGTCGCCGAGCTTGGCGCCGATTACTGCGGCGCGGCGCGCCCCGGCCATTTCGACGGGGTTGCGACCGTCGTCGCCAAATTGTTCAACCAGGTGCGGCCCGACGTCGCGATCTTTGGCGAGAAGGACTGGCAGCAGCTCGCGATCATCCGCCGCATGGCGCGCGACCTCGATTTCGGTATCGACATTTTGGGCGCGCCGATCGCGCGCGACACCGACGGTCTCGCGCTGTCGTCGCGCAACGCCTATTTGTCGAAGGATCAGCGCGTCGCTGCGACCGTCTTTCCCGCGACATTGAAGGCGGCGGCAAAAGCGATCGCGGGAGGCGCCGATGTTGCCGAGGCACTCGCCAAGGCCGAGGCGGCGATCGTCAAGGGCGGGTTCGACAGCGTCGATTATGTCGCGCTCGCCGACGCTGACAGTCTGGAAAGATTGAGCGCTTTCCGGAAGCCCGCACGCCTGCTTGCGGCGGCGCGGATCGGTAAAACACGGCTGATCGATAATTTGCCGGTCGGTTAG
- a CDS encoding RidA family protein, with protein sequence MDIAAKIAELGLELPKPAAPVAAYVPVVEHGGLLYVSGQLPFRDGQVVTGRLGEDVDVAGGQDAAQRVALMLVAQIGQALGGDWSRIERVVKLGVFVNSTPDFTDQAKVANGASELFETLFGEAGRHARAAVGVAVLPLGAAVEADAIVAVRPA encoded by the coding sequence ATGGATATCGCCGCCAAAATCGCCGAACTCGGCCTCGAACTTCCCAAGCCCGCCGCGCCGGTCGCTGCCTATGTGCCCGTCGTTGAACATGGCGGCCTGCTCTATGTGAGCGGCCAGCTGCCGTTCCGTGACGGACAGGTCGTGACCGGCCGCCTTGGCGAAGACGTCGATGTTGCGGGCGGACAGGATGCCGCACAGCGCGTTGCGCTGATGCTCGTCGCACAGATCGGACAGGCGCTCGGCGGCGACTGGTCGCGCATCGAGCGCGTCGTCAAGCTCGGCGTGTTCGTCAACAGCACCCCCGACTTCACCGATCAGGCGAAGGTCGCCAATGGCGCGTCGGAGCTGTTCGAAACACTGTTCGGCGAAGCGGGCCGTCACGCGCGCGCCGCGGTCGGCGTCGCGGTGCTGCCGCTTGGCGCGGCGGTCGAGGCCGACGCGATCGTCGCGGTGCGCCCGGCGTAA
- a CDS encoding GNAT family N-acetyltransferase has translation MAEADPPARTISLGSGVAATDAAAWDALHDGGNPFVGHAFLSLLEESGSVGAGTGWQAAPLLVEDAGGALVAAAPAYLKSHSQGEYVFDHAWADAWARAGGDYYPKLQIAAPFTPVPGPRLLSNDGGDAQLLLRAAEAVVRQNQLSSAHATFVAPDQMPLFEEAGWLVRRDIQFHFANAGYRSFDDFLATLTSAKRKQLRKERARAVEGLRIDELTGDAIRPEHWDAMWLFYQDTGARKWGHPYLTREAFDLMGDRMAEQIILLIAYDGEERPVAGALHFLGADTLYGRYWGCQMDIPYLHFELCYYRAIDIAIERGLARVEAGAQGGHKLARGYGPVATWSAHFIADPGFRRAVADYLEQERQAEAVEMEWLEGHTPFKWKG, from the coding sequence ATGGCCGAGGCCGACCCGCCGGCACGCACGATATCGCTCGGTAGCGGCGTCGCCGCGACCGACGCGGCGGCGTGGGACGCGCTTCACGATGGCGGCAATCCGTTCGTCGGCCACGCCTTCCTGTCGCTGCTCGAAGAATCGGGTAGCGTCGGGGCGGGCACCGGCTGGCAGGCTGCGCCGTTGCTGGTCGAGGATGCGGGCGGCGCGCTCGTCGCCGCCGCGCCCGCATACCTCAAGTCGCACAGCCAGGGCGAATATGTCTTCGACCATGCCTGGGCCGATGCGTGGGCGCGCGCGGGGGGCGACTATTATCCCAAGCTGCAGATCGCGGCGCCGTTCACGCCGGTACCGGGGCCGCGCTTGCTCTCGAATGATGGAGGTGACGCACAGCTGTTGCTCCGCGCCGCCGAAGCGGTGGTACGGCAGAATCAGCTGTCGTCGGCGCACGCAACCTTCGTTGCGCCCGATCAGATGCCCTTGTTCGAGGAAGCAGGCTGGCTCGTCCGCCGCGATATCCAGTTTCATTTCGCGAATGCAGGCTATCGCAGCTTCGACGATTTCCTCGCCACGCTGACTTCGGCGAAGCGCAAACAGCTTCGCAAGGAGCGCGCGCGCGCGGTCGAGGGGCTGCGGATCGACGAACTGACCGGCGATGCGATCCGTCCCGAGCATTGGGACGCGATGTGGCTTTTCTATCAGGACACCGGCGCGCGCAAATGGGGACATCCGTACCTCACGCGCGAGGCCTTCGACCTGATGGGCGATAGGATGGCGGAGCAGATCATCCTGCTGATCGCCTATGACGGCGAAGAACGACCGGTAGCGGGCGCGCTGCATTTCCTCGGCGCCGACACTTTATACGGCCGTTATTGGGGGTGCCAGATGGACATCCCCTATCTGCATTTCGAACTCTGCTATTACCGCGCGATCGACATTGCGATCGAGCGCGGGCTGGCCCGCGTCGAGGCCGGCGCGCAGGGCGGGCACAAGCTCGCGCGCGGCTATGGCCCCGTCGCGACCTGGTCGGCACATTTCATCGCCGATCCGGGATTTCGCCGCGCCGTTGCCGACTATCTCGAGCAGGAACGGCAGGCGGAGGCTGTAGAGATGGAATGGCTCGAAGGGCACACGCCCTTCAAGTGGAAGGGTTAG
- a CDS encoding division plane positioning ATPase MipZ — protein sequence MTKPAPHRIIFANEKGGTGKSTCAVHFAVALASQGWRVAGIDLDPRQRTFHRYLENREQTAKRREVTLPTPRFEVFTGSTIEELDEQVARLSEDADYIIADTPGRDDVFARHLATSADTLVTPINDSFIDFDLIGQVDPETFQVTRPSFYSELIWDTRKARAKTDGRTIDWIILRNRLQHVDAHNMRRVGEALTQLSRRVGFRVIPGLGERVIYRELFPAGLTLLDKAHLGGMGIGHVVARQELREAMGGLNLPARERLHPDGDLFAAA from the coding sequence ATGACGAAGCCCGCACCGCACCGCATCATCTTCGCCAATGAAAAGGGTGGGACGGGCAAATCGACCTGCGCCGTGCATTTCGCGGTCGCGCTGGCGAGCCAGGGCTGGCGCGTCGCGGGCATCGATCTCGATCCGCGCCAGCGCACCTTTCACCGCTATCTCGAGAACCGCGAACAGACCGCGAAGCGCCGCGAGGTCACGTTGCCGACGCCGCGCTTCGAGGTCTTCACCGGTTCGACGATCGAGGAACTCGACGAGCAGGTCGCGCGGCTGTCCGAAGATGCCGATTATATCATCGCCGACACGCCGGGGCGCGACGATGTCTTCGCGCGGCACCTCGCAACGAGCGCCGACACGCTGGTCACACCGATCAACGACAGCTTCATCGACTTTGACCTCATCGGCCAGGTCGATCCCGAAACCTTTCAGGTCACCCGCCCCAGCTTCTACTCCGAACTGATCTGGGACACGCGCAAGGCGCGCGCGAAGACCGACGGGCGGACGATCGACTGGATCATCCTGCGCAACCGCCTCCAGCATGTCGACGCCCACAATATGCGCCGCGTCGGCGAGGCGCTGACCCAGCTGTCACGCCGCGTCGGCTTCCGCGTCATCCCCGGGCTCGGCGAGCGCGTCATCTATCGCGAGCTTTTCCCGGCTGGCCTCACCCTGCTCGACAAGGCGCATCTCGGCGGCATGGGAATCGGCCACGTCGTCGCGCGGCAGGAACTCCGCGAGGCGATGGGTGGACTGAACCTGCCGGCGCGCGAAAGATTGCATCCGGACGGGGATCTGTTCGCCGCCGCCTGA
- a CDS encoding HAD family hydrolase, whose amino-acid sequence MNRPLVITDCDEVLMHMVVPFAEWVDAEHGVIFRIEDASFANALKRKECGTPLEAAEVWPLLDGFFRKEMTRQYPIAGALAAMAAIGAEADIVVLTNVGPEHQQARIEQLALHDFHAPVIGSRGGKGEPVRRLIEEYQPSVAVFIDDLAGHHQSVAHEAPDVWRLHLVGEPAIADKIAPSPFAHARIDDWKEAQRWILARLAENIPAPAPEPV is encoded by the coding sequence ATGAACCGACCGCTCGTCATAACCGATTGCGACGAGGTGCTGATGCACATGGTCGTGCCCTTCGCCGAATGGGTCGACGCCGAACATGGTGTGATTTTCCGCATCGAGGATGCGAGCTTCGCCAATGCGCTGAAGCGCAAGGAATGCGGCACGCCGCTCGAAGCGGCCGAGGTATGGCCGTTGCTCGACGGCTTTTTCCGCAAGGAAATGACGCGGCAATATCCGATCGCCGGCGCGCTCGCGGCGATGGCGGCGATTGGCGCCGAGGCCGATATCGTCGTGCTGACCAATGTCGGCCCCGAGCACCAGCAGGCACGGATCGAGCAACTCGCGCTCCACGATTTTCACGCGCCCGTCATTGGTAGCCGCGGCGGCAAGGGCGAGCCGGTGCGTCGCCTGATCGAAGAATATCAACCGTCGGTCGCGGTGTTCATCGACGATCTGGCCGGTCATCATCAATCGGTCGCGCATGAGGCGCCCGACGTGTGGCGGTTGCATCTCGTCGGCGAGCCCGCGATCGCGGACAAGATTGCGCCGTCGCCCTTTGCCCATGCGCGAATCGACGATTGGAAAGAGGCGCAGCGCTGGATATTGGCGCGCCTTGCCGAAAACATCCCCGCCCCGGCCCCCGAACCGGTCTAA
- the pgmG gene encoding phosphoglucomutase/phosphomannomutase PgmG has product MTHNFHPTMLREYDIRGVVGETLSDKDAYAIGRSFATLVRRAGGKRVAVGYDGRLSSPMLAEALITGINAAGVDALNVGLGPTPMLYYAASTEDVDGGIQITGSHNPPDYNGFKFVMQGRPFYGADILGIGKMAAAGDWESVDVGGEGTSESIDIVDAYVDRLVEGFAGGAFRIGWDAGNGAAGTVIEKLTARLPGEHHLLFTDIDGHFPNHHPDPTEEKNLADLRKLVAEKSLDFGVAFDGDGDRIGAIDGEGRVIWGDQLLQIYAAAVLKDLPGATVIADVKASQALFDRVAELGGQPLMWKTGHSLIKAKMKETGSPLAGEMSGHIFFADRYYGYDDAPYAAIRLIEAATKLGQSVTQLRGNMAPMVNTPEMRFQVDETRKFAIVDEVLDRLATSGAKVDRTDGARVLTDDGWWLLRASNTQDVLVARAEAKDEAALARLLAAIDEQLALSGIVRGPQAAH; this is encoded by the coding sequence ATGACGCATAATTTCCATCCAACGATGCTGCGTGAATATGATATCCGCGGCGTCGTCGGCGAGACGCTGTCGGACAAGGACGCCTATGCTATCGGCCGCAGCTTCGCGACATTGGTCCGCCGCGCGGGCGGCAAGCGCGTTGCCGTGGGCTATGACGGCCGCCTGTCGTCGCCCATGCTCGCCGAGGCGCTGATCACCGGGATCAACGCCGCGGGCGTCGATGCGCTCAACGTCGGGCTCGGGCCGACGCCGATGCTCTATTATGCCGCGTCAACCGAGGATGTGGACGGCGGCATACAGATAACCGGCAGCCACAATCCCCCCGACTATAACGGCTTCAAATTTGTAATGCAGGGGCGCCCTTTCTACGGCGCCGATATCCTCGGGATCGGCAAAATGGCCGCCGCGGGTGACTGGGAGTCCGTCGATGTGGGGGGCGAAGGCACGTCTGAGAGCATCGATATCGTCGACGCCTATGTCGATCGGCTGGTCGAAGGGTTCGCGGGCGGCGCCTTCCGTATCGGCTGGGATGCCGGCAACGGGGCCGCGGGCACCGTCATCGAGAAGCTGACTGCGCGCCTTCCGGGTGAGCATCACCTGCTGTTTACCGACATCGACGGCCATTTTCCGAACCACCATCCCGATCCGACCGAGGAGAAGAATCTCGCAGACCTGCGCAAGCTCGTCGCGGAGAAGAGCCTCGATTTCGGCGTCGCTTTCGATGGAGACGGCGACCGCATCGGCGCGATCGACGGCGAGGGCCGCGTGATCTGGGGCGACCAGTTGCTGCAAATCTATGCCGCCGCGGTGCTAAAGGACCTGCCCGGCGCGACTGTCATCGCCGACGTGAAGGCGAGCCAGGCGCTGTTCGACCGCGTCGCCGAACTCGGCGGCCAGCCGCTCATGTGGAAGACCGGCCACAGCCTGATCAAGGCGAAAATGAAGGAAACCGGCAGCCCGCTCGCGGGCGAGATGAGCGGGCATATCTTCTTCGCCGACCGCTATTATGGCTATGACGATGCGCCCTATGCGGCGATCCGCCTGATCGAGGCGGCGACGAAGCTCGGGCAGAGCGTCACGCAGCTTCGCGGCAACATGGCGCCGATGGTCAACACCCCCGAAATGCGTTTCCAGGTCGACGAGACCCGCAAATTCGCCATTGTGGACGAAGTCCTCGACCGCCTCGCGACGTCGGGCGCGAAAGTCGACCGCACCGACGGCGCGCGCGTGCTCACCGACGACGGCTGGTGGCTGCTCCGCGCCTCGAACACGCAGGACGTGCTCGTCGCGCGCGCCGAGGCAAAGGACGAGGCGGCGCTGGCGCGCCTGCTCGCCGCGATCGACGAACAGCTCGCGCTGTCGGGGATCGTCCGCGGGCCGCAGGCGGCACACTAG